AACGGCATCACTAACATGGCCAATTTAGTGTGTCTGTTCATTGTTACTTCCTGTAATCAATCCATTGGAGCGCAGCTATACAAGCGCGTCATTAGCTCTATCATATTGAAATTAATTATTTTTACTGAGTTATACCGCAAAAAAAGGCTCCCTCTAGGGAGCCTTTTGCTTACTAGGGATTAGTTCAATTCAAGCTTAATGGTCGTGAGCTGCGCCTGCACCATGTGGTACACGGAAGTTATCAACCATATCTTGAATATGCTGTGGTGCTGGACCGGTTACTTTACATACCGCGAAAGCAACACCAAAGTTAACCAAGGCACCTACTACGCCAAAGGCATTTGGCGAAATACCTAAGAACCAGTTTGGACCCATATCACCTAAGAATGAAGTACCTGGGATAAACATAATGCCTTTATGCTGGAACACGTAAAGCATTGTTACACCAATACCGGAGCACATACCAGCTACCGCAGCAGTACCGCTCATTTTCTTAGCAAAGATACCCATCATCAACGCAGGGAAGATAGACGACGCCGCTAAACCAAAGGCCAGTGCTACGGTACCTGCGGCAAATCCAGGTGGATTTAAACCAAGATAACCGGACACCAAAATAGCCAGAGTCATCACTATTCGCCCTGCCAGCAACTCATTTTTATCTGAGAGGTTAGGCGTGAGCACCCCTTTCATTAAGTCATGGGATATCGAGGATGAAATAGCCAACAACAAACCTGCAGCGGTTGATAGCGCAGCAGCTAGGCCACCAGCAGCAACCAATGCAATAACCCAGTTCGGTAGGTTAGCAATCGCTGGGTTGGCAAGAACCATAATATCGCGGTCTACTTTCACCATCTCGTTGCTTTCTTTGTCAGCAACATATTGGATTTTGCCGTCACCGTTCTTATCTTCAAACTTCAACAGACCGGTTTTTTCCCAATCTTTAAACCACTGAGGACGTTCGCTATACACCAAGTTGTCACCTGCTGAAGGAACAATCGTATTCATAAGGTTAAAGCGAGCCATAGCACCTACCGCAGGGGCCACAGTGTAAAGCAAGGCAATGAACACTAATGCATAACCAGCAGACGAGCGGGCAGCTTGCACCGTTGGTACAGTGAAGAAGCGCATGATTACGTGTGGTAAACCTGCAGTACCAATCATTAGTGACAAGGTGTAGGCGAACATGTTTAAAGTGCCGCCTAGGTTGTCTGTGGTGTACTCTTTAAAGCCAAGATCGGTAACCACCATATCTAGCTTATCAAGCAAATACACGCCACTACCATCAGCTAAGGTACTACCCAAACCAATCTGTGGAATAGGATTACCCGTTAACTGCAGCGAAATGAACACGGCTGGAATAGTGTAAGCAAAAATAAGTACACAATATTGTGCAATCTGGGTGTAAGTAATGCCCTTCATGCCGCCCAATACTGCGTAAACCCATACGACAAACATGCCAATGTATAAGCCCATATCGTACTCAACTTCTAAGAAGCGAGAGAAGGCTACACCAACACCTTTCATTTGGCCGATAATGTAAGTAAGTGATGCTATAATCAAACACAATACAGCAACAATACGTGCACCTTTTGAGTAGTATCTATCGGAGATAAACTCAGGCACCGTAAACTTACCATGCTTACGCATATAAGGAGCAAGTAGCATAGCTAACAGCACGTAGCCGCCGGTCCAGCCCATTAGAAAAACAGAACCACCATATCCCAAGAAGGCAATTAAACCCGCCATGGAAATGAACGAAGCTGCACTCATCCAGTCAGCACCAATTGCCATACCATTTTGGATGGGCGTAACGCCACCACCTGCAACATAAAAGTCACTGGTAGAGCCCGCTCTAGCCCACCAAGCAATGGCGAAGTATAGGCCAAAGGAGCCAAATACAGCGATATAAGTATAGAGTTTTAACTCGTCCATTTATGACTCCTCAACATGGTATTTTTTGTCGAGCTTATTCATTTTGGCGGTATACCAAAAAATCAAAGCCACAAAGGTATAAATAGAGCCTTGTTGTGCAAACCAAAAACCCAGTTTATATCCGCCTAAGCGAATTTCATTTAAGGGCTCAACTAGCAGTAAGCCAAAGCCAAATGAAACCACAAACCATATGACGAGACAGGTAAATATTAGGCGCAAGTTTTCTTGCCAATATGTAGTCTGTTCTTCCATGATATTTCTCCAAGCAAGCTGAAACAGCCTTGCGATTTTGTGCCAATAAGTATGTAAACAACATGTTAACGGCCGAACAAATCATTAAGTTTTTATCTGCGGCTAGTGGAATAGATGCACATATAAACTCAATTCAAGCCTATCGAAGAAAAAGTTAACAAACGATTAACAGACTAGGTATTAATCTTTAGTCTAAAGTCCCTGAATACAAGTAGAAATTGAGATCTAGACGCCGAAAATCAGCACTTTAACAAGCAATAAAACAGTGTAATGAATAATAGAGAGGGGCTAAGAAAATAAAGAGGGAGTACATGAAAGCCTGAAGAATCAGGCTAGCACCGTTAGAGTTGACAATTTGTTAACTACACGCAAAAGTCCAGCTCGGAAACATCAAGCGGGTTTTCATCAGAAGATATCTCTGCGTAGCTATCATCGGAAAAAGACAACTCTTGGCCGTCATCTAGCACAATAAAGTATGAAAGACTCACTGGGTCAACACGCAATTCACCATACAAAAAGCATCCGCTATTAAACAATACCGTGGTATCTGGTTTTGAATAGAACATGGCATTAACCCTAGGGCCAAAATTAACTAAGGCAATAATCACCAAAAAAGCTGCTGTTACCCACTTCATCTTAAATCTCGTGCAAAAAAGAAAGGATTGTAGCAGGTCTTTAGGCTGTGGCGAGTTGACCAAGAATAATTACTGTCACATCGAGAATAAAAAAGGCATTGCTAAGATAAGTGCAATGCCATTTTTGGTGTAACTAGCGTGAATAGGCTAGAAGTAGTATCGAGCTTGTATCGACATTTCGTCTTGTTTTTTATCATTACCAAGTCGATCTTTATTTTCTAAGCCAAACTTATACTCAAGGGCTAACAATACTTGGCCAGGTTTCCACCCCACTCCACCAATTGCGTATGATTGTTCACCTTGGCTTACATCGGTTTTATCCTCTAAACCGTTATAACCGGCATATACGTGATAAAGACCACCATCTATTTTGTATACTCCTATAAGTTCTAAGCCATTGGCTTTATCAGCAACATTAAGGTCATTTTTATCCACTCTAAATTTTTGGCTCAGATTTTCATATTGACCATAAACTCCCGACAAATAGAACATGTCTGATTCATAGACTGCTCCAGCTAACCAAGAGGTAGCTTTATCTTGGTTGGCAGACCCAACATAATTATTACTATTATCTTTATCATAACCGTTTGCCGCATAAGCAGCGCCAAGTGAAAGACCAAAGTCAAAGTCATAAGTCCCACTAAATTGGTAACCATAATCTCTAGCTGAGGCTTCGTTTTCAAATTGGTACTGAGCAGCAATACCAAAGCCACCAAAAGACTTGCGATAGGTTAAGGCATCATCTGCTCTCCCCATGCCTGACTCATCGCCACCATTGCGTCCATCGTAAGTACCTGAAGCATCACCACCAAACTTCCAAAATTGGTCAGTCCACACGGCAATGTCATAATAAGCAGACCATTGCTTACCTACTCGAATTGAACCAAAACTATCATTATTGAAGTAGATGTTACCTAAACGATTGGTGAATAGTGGATCTGCTTTTTCAACTGGATTAAAGCCCCACTCTAGCTGCGCCCCAGCAATCCAGTTTTGCACCATTTCATGTTCAAAAGCAAAACGGATCCGCGAAGCTCTGTCTTGTAACTCAAACGATTTATCTTGCTTTGTAGCTCCGTCTCCATAACCCGC
The nucleotide sequence above comes from Agarivorans sp. Alg241-V36. Encoded proteins:
- a CDS encoding sodium:solute symporter family protein translates to MDELKLYTYIAVFGSFGLYFAIAWWARAGSTSDFYVAGGGVTPIQNGMAIGADWMSAASFISMAGLIAFLGYGGSVFLMGWTGGYVLLAMLLAPYMRKHGKFTVPEFISDRYYSKGARIVAVLCLIIASLTYIIGQMKGVGVAFSRFLEVEYDMGLYIGMFVVWVYAVLGGMKGITYTQIAQYCVLIFAYTIPAVFISLQLTGNPIPQIGLGSTLADGSGVYLLDKLDMVVTDLGFKEYTTDNLGGTLNMFAYTLSLMIGTAGLPHVIMRFFTVPTVQAARSSAGYALVFIALLYTVAPAVGAMARFNLMNTIVPSAGDNLVYSERPQWFKDWEKTGLLKFEDKNGDGKIQYVADKESNEMVKVDRDIMVLANPAIANLPNWVIALVAAGGLAAALSTAAGLLLAISSSISHDLMKGVLTPNLSDKNELLAGRIVMTLAILVSGYLGLNPPGFAAGTVALAFGLAASSIFPALMMGIFAKKMSGTAAVAGMCSGIGVTMLYVFQHKGIMFIPGTSFLGDMGPNWFLGISPNAFGVVGALVNFGVAFAVCKVTGPAPQHIQDMVDNFRVPHGAGAAHDH
- a CDS encoding DUF4212 domain-containing protein; the encoded protein is MEEQTTYWQENLRLIFTCLVIWFVVSFGFGLLLVEPLNEIRLGGYKLGFWFAQQGSIYTFVALIFWYTAKMNKLDKKYHVEES
- a CDS encoding porin; the encoded protein is MNKVIAGLALSAMAGSVSAATIYENGKTNVSIGGYLGIEAFYQAGYGDGATKQDKSFELQDRASRIRFAFEHEMVQNWIAGAQLEWGFNPVEKADPLFTNRLGNIYFNNDSFGSIRVGKQWSAYYDIAVWTDQFWKFGGDASGTYDGRNGGDESGMGRADDALTYRKSFGGFGIAAQYQFENEASARDYGYQFSGTYDFDFGLSLGAAYAANGYDKDNSNNYVGSANQDKATSWLAGAVYESDMFYLSGVYGQYENLSQKFRVDKNDLNVADKANGLELIGVYKIDGGLYHVYAGYNGLEDKTDVSQGEQSYAIGGVGWKPGQVLLALEYKFGLENKDRLGNDKKQDEMSIQARYYF